A segment of the Agromyces sp. H17E-10 genome:
CGTGCTCTGCGGCACCCTGCTCGCCGCCGTGATCTCGGTGCCCGTCGCCTACCTCTCGGCCGCGAACACGACGCCCGGCCCCGGCTGGCGCGCCCTCGGACGCTTCATCAGCGTGCTCACCCGGGCGGTGCCCGACGTCGTGCTCGCGATGGTGTTCGTGCTCATGTTCTCGCTCGGCACGCTGCCCGGCATCCTCGCGATCGGCATCCACTCGATCGGCATGATCTCGAAGCTCTTCGCCGACGCCATCGAGCAGATCGACGAGGGGCCGCGGCTCGCCATCCGCGCGGCGGGCGGCTCGAGGTGGCAGGAGTTCACGAGCGGCATCCTGCCGCAGGTGCTGCCCTCGTGGGTCGCGACCGTGCTGCACCGCAACGACATCAACCTGCGCGGGTCGGTCGTGCTCGGCTACGTCGGCGTCGCGGGGCTCGGCCTCGAGATGTCGTTCGCCTTCAAGTCGCTGAACTACTCGCTGGGCATCGGCATCGCGATCGTCATGTTCGCCCTCTGCGTCGTCATGGAGATCATCTCGAGCGCGGTGCGCAAGGCGATGCTCACGGGCGGCCGCTCCTCGGGCGGGCCGCTCACGGCCTCGACTCCGGATGCCGCGATCCGACGTCCGTGGACCGGATCACGCGTGCGCAATGTCGTCTGGGGGTGGATCGCCGCCGCGGTCGTCGTCGGCAGCATCGCCATCTGCGACATCCAGTGGGGCGACCTCGTCACCGTGTGGGCGAAGATCCCCGCGGTCGCCGTGCAGTTCTGGCCGCCGGGCTTCGGCAGCTACGACGCGGAGACCATGTTCGGGGCGATGGGCCAGACCATCGGCATCGCGCTCGCCGCGACGCTGCTCGCACTCGTCGTCTCGGTCGTCGTGGGCTCGCTCGCGGCCCGCAACGTCGCGCCGAACGGCACGACGCGCACGTCGATGCGGTTCCTGCTCGTCGCCATCCGCGGCGTGCCCGAGGTGATCCTCGCCATCGTGCTCATCGTCATCACGGGGCTCGGCGCCCAGGCCGGCACCCTCGCGCTCGCGTTCGGCGGCATCGGCCTCGCGGGCAAGCTCATCGCCGACTCGTTCGAGGAGGTGAAGGCCGGACCCGAGCGTGCGCTCGCCGCCACCGGCGCGAGTCGCGGCCAGGTGTACGCCTCCGCGACGCTGCCGCAGGGCACGCCCGCGCTCATCGGGCACGGCTTCTACCTGCTCGACACGAACGTCCGCGCAGCGACCATCCTCGGCATCGTCGGCGGCGGCGGCATCGGCTACTACCTGCTCAACGCCGGACAGGGATCGAACTACCAGGTCGTCACCGCGATTGTGCTCATGATCCTCGTGACCGTGCTCGTCGTGGAGGGGGTCGCGATGTGGATGCGGCGGGTGTTCCGATGAGCCGCACGTTCGATGTCGCCGTCGTCGGGTCGGGGGTCGTCGGCCTCGGCGCCGCGCTCGCCGCACACCGTCGCGGTCAGCGGGTCGTCGTGATCGAACGGGGGTCGGAGCCGACCGGCGCGTCGATCCGCAACTTCGGCCACCTGTGCTTTACGCCCCAGCACGGTCGTGCGCGCGAACTCGCCCTCGCCTCGCGCGAGATCTGGCTCGGACTCGCCCGCGACGCGGGCGTCTGGCTGCGCGAGTCGGGCACCCTCGTCGCCGCCCGTGCCGACGACGAGCTCGCGGTGCTCGGAGAGCTCGCGGCGCTGCGCGGCGACGAGGTCGAGCTGCTCGACGCCGCCGAGGCATCCCGCCGCATCCCGGCCGCACCGGGCTCGCTCGCCGGCGGCGCGCACCTGCCGCGCGACCTGCAGGCCAACCCGCGCCAGGCGCTCGGCGCGATCGCCGCGCGCCTCGAGGCGTCGGGCGTCGAGTTCCACCGCCGCACGAACGTCGCCCGCGTGCGGGGCTCACGTGCCGTCGGCCGCGTGCGGGGCTCACGTGCCGTCGGCGGCGGCGCGGCTGTCGTCGAGACGAGCCGCGGGCCGATCGAGGCCGGCGAGGTCGTCGTCGCGGTCAACCACGACGTCGACCTGCTCTACCCCGAGCTCGCCGAGGCGCACGGCATCGTGCGTTGCGGGCTCGACATGCTGCGCGTCTCGGCCAGGCTGTCGGCACCGCTCGAGGCGCCGCTGCTCACGGGCTGGTCGCTCGTGCGGTACGGCGCATTCGCCGCGACGGATGCCGCGACCCGGCTGCGCGAGCGCCTGCACGCCGAACGCCCCGACCTCGCGGCGCTCGACCTGAACCAGATGTACACGCAGCTGCCCGACGGGTCGCTCATCGTGGGTGACACCCACTCCCGCGGCGAGGCGATCGAGCCGTTCCAGGGGGAGTCGGCGTTCGACGCGCTGCTCGAGGTGACCGCCGAGCTCTTCGGCGTGGCGCGCCCCCGGGTCATCGAACGGTGGCAGGGCGTCTACGCGTCGGGGCCTGACGAGTTCCTCGTCGAACGCGTCGAACCGGGCGTGCACGTCGTCGCCGCGACGACCGGCATCGGCATGACCTGCGGGCTCGGCCTCGCCGAGCACGTCGTGCACCGCGCCCTCGACGGCGAACCCGCGTCGAACGGGCTCGCGACGGGGCATCCCGCCACCCAGACCACCACCCAGGAAGGCCGATCATGACCATCGACACCCGCGAAGAGACGCGCCCCGAGCTCGGGCTCGAGACCGACGACGAGCTCGCAGAGCTCGACGAGGCCGCGGAGCTCGCCGACCCCGACGACCTCGACGACGAGGACGGCGAGATCGAGCTCATCGTGCTCGACATGGCCGGCACGACCGTCGTCGACGACGGCGTCGTCGAGCGGGCGTTCGCGCTTGCCGCCGAGCGCAGCGGCATCATCGCCGAGGGCGGCGACTTCGATGAGGCGCTGCAGTACGTGCGCGACACCATGGGGCAGTCGAAGATCGAGGTCTTCCGGGTGCTCGCCGACGGCGATGAGGATGCGGCCCAGCACGCGAACGCCGAGTTCGAGGGCGCCTACGCCGAGCTCGTCGCGAGCGAGGGCGTGGCCGAGATCCCAGGTGCGGCGCGCGTGATCACGCGGTTGCGCGACGCCGGTGCCTCCGTCGTGCTGACGACCGGGTTCTCGCCCGTCACGCGCGACGCCCTGCTCGACGCGCTCGACTGGCGCGGGCTCGCCGATCTTGCCCTCTCGCCCGCCGACGCCGGGCGCGGACGTCCGTACCCCGACCTGCCGCTCACCGCGCTGCTGCGCACCGAGACGAGCTCGGTGGAGGCGATGGTCGTCGTCGGCGACACCGTCAGCGACATCGAGTCGGGCGTCGCTGCAGGCGCCGGTCTCGTCGTCGGCGTGCTGACCGGCGCGCACGACCGCGACTCGCTCGAGGCCGCCGGGGCCGACGCCGTCATCGCGAGCGTCGCCGAACTGCCGGCGCTGCTCGGCCTGCACGGCGAGTAGGGGGAGCCGATGCACACCGTCGTGCGCGTCGCGGGGCCCGACCTGCTGCTGCGACCCGCCCCGGTCGCGATGGTCTGGTACGAACCGGGCCGGGCGCACGAGGCGCTCGCGGCGCCCGGCGTGCGACTGTCGCCGGGTGAGGCGCTCGTCGAGGTCGAGCTGGCGACCGTCTGCGGATCCGACGTGCACACCGTGCGCGGCGACCGGCCGGCGCCGGCGCCGCTCGTGCTCGGCCACGAGCAGGTCGGTCGCATCGTCGCGGTCGGCGACGGTGCGGTGCGCGCCGACGGCTCGGCGCTCGAGCTCGGCGACCGCGTGGTGTGGTCGGTCGCGGTGAGCTGCGGCGACTGCGACCGCTGCCGGCGCGGACTCGAGCAGAAGTGCCGGGCGCTCGCCAAGTACGGCCACGAGCGGGTGCACCGGGGCTGGGAGCTCTCGGGCGGCTTCGCCACGCACGTGCAGCTCAAGTCGGGCACCGCCGTGGTGCGCGTGAGCGAGGAGCTTCCGGCCCTCGTCGCCGCGCCCGTCTCGTGCGCGACCGCGACCGCCGTCGCCGCGCTCGACGCGGCCTCGGCGCACGTGCCGCTCACCGGCAACGCCGTGCTCGTCACGGGCGGCGGCATGATCGGGCTCAGCGTCGCCGCGATCGCGCGCGAGGCCGGTGCCGAGGTGATCGTCTCCGAACCGGATGCCTCGCGGCGAGAGTTCGCCCGTCGACTGGGTGCGCTCGTGGCCGACCCGCGGGCGCCACGCGGCGGACCCGAGCACCTCGACACGGTGATCGAGCGCCTCGCAGCCCGCGGCATCCCCGAGCTGCTCGTCGCCGTCGAGGCGTCGGGTGCGGCCCCGGCCGTGCGTGCGGCCGTCGACGCGGTCGGCGTCGGCGGCGTCGCCGTGCTCGTCGGCAGCGTGTCGCCCGGCACCGAGTTGCGGCTCGACCCCGAACGGCTCGTGCGCGGGCTCGTGACGATCACCGGTGTGCACAACTACACGGGCGCGCAGCTCGAGCGGGCGGTCGCCTTCCTCGAGCGGTCGTGGCGGTCGCTGCCGCTCGACGAGCTCGTCGGCATCACCCACGGGCTCGACGAGCTCGATCGCGCCCTCGCCGAGGCGGCGACGGGTGAGTACGTGCGGGTCGGCGTCGCGCCGGGGCGGCGTACCGTGCCGCATCCGGTCGAGCGCGGCTGAGGGGCCGATCGATTACCGCTCCGCCCGGCGCACGCGGCACCATGGTGGCATGACGGATGCCACGGGGTCGGCGTCGGCCGGAGCGGTGATCGAGCGGGTTCGGGCGTCGTTCGCCGCGGCCGCCGCGAGCCTCGCCGCAGCGGGCGCGCGCACCGAAGTGCTCGCCGAGCTCGTCGAGCCGAAGCGCGTGCTCGGCATCGCCAGGGCGCCGCGGATGGCGCAGCTCGGCCGTGTGTGGCGTCTCGGCGTGCTGCTCGTCGCGTCCGACGGCTCGGCGTACGCCACCGGACACGTCGTACGTGCCGAGCTGCCCGCGCGACGCAGCGTGCTCGCCGACAGCGTCGCCGAGCACCGCGCATGGCAGGCCGCCGCTGTGCGCGGAGGCATCGCCGAGGGCGAGACCGTCGACTTCGATGCCGCACCCGTCGACCTCGATACGCTCGGTCGCGACGGGGTCTCGGGGCCGCTGGTCGTGCGCGACGGTGACGCGTTCGTGCGCTGGAACCCGAACCAGCCCGACGCGCTCGCCGAGCTCGAGCGGTACCTCGCCGACCGGGTCGGCCTGCTCGTCGAACCACCCGCGGGAGCCTGAGGCCCCAGCCGCCGATTGCGGCCGGTCGCTAGGGTGGCGCTTGTGAGGTGGTACCGGAGCGAGGGTGCACGTGAATTCGTGGTGGCCGCCAACGACGGCATCATCGGCACCGCTGGCGTGCTGCAGGGCTTCGCCGGAGCCGGTGCCTCGAGCACCACCCTGCTCGTCGCCTCCGTCTCGGCGATGGTCGCGGGCGCCGTCGCCGGCTTCGGTTCGAAGTACGCCGAGCTCGCGGCGGAGCGCGACGCCCAGCAGGCACTCATCGCGGACGAGGCGAGCGACCTCGCGAGTGACGACGCCGATGAGCTCGCCGACCTGGCCGAGCACTTCGAGGAGCGGGGCGTGCCCGGGCCGCTCGCGGAGGAGGTCGCGAGCGAGATGCACCGCCACGAACCGCTCGCGGCCCACCTCGAGACCGAGCACGGGATCACGGAACCGATGCGCGCACTCCAGCCCCTCGCGGGCGGGGCGATGAACGCGCTGGCGCTCGCGAGCGGGTCGGCACTGCCGTTGCTCATCCTGCTCGCCTATCCCGCCGCGTGGGAGTCCTGGGCGGTCTTCGTCGCCGTCCTCGTGTCGCTCGCGGTCACGAGCATGCTCGTCGCCGTCTCCGCGAGGACATCGGTGCCCCGTGCGCTCACGAGGACGATCGGCATCGGTGCCGCGACGATGCTGCTCAGCTACCTCGCCGGTGTGCTCATCTTCTGAGCGGCACCCGCTCCGCGGCAGCCCGGGCCGCGCCCGAACCGACCGCCGGACGCCTCAGGGCCTCGGCTCGGCGGGCGGCTCGCCGGCCTCGCCGGAGACATCCGCAGCGCCGTTCTCGCCGTCGTGAGCGGACTCATCGACGCCTGCGCCGGCGTTCTCGCCCTCACCTGCGCCGCGGCCCGCGGCCGGATCGCGATCGCCGTCGGCGTCGCGCTCGCCGCCCTGCTGGCTCTGCTCCTGGATGGTGCGCATCATCGAGTCGCGCAGGCCCTCCTGGCCGGTGTGCAGCTCCTGGTACTTCTCACCGGCACCGGCGAACGGGCCGAACGCCTCGCGCATGCGCTGCCCGGGCGGTGCCTTCACGGCGCGCATGATCACCCCGATGAGGATGATGATCGCGAACACGACGATCGCGCCGCCCGCGACCCAGCCCATGAGCACGTAGTCACTGCCCTGCATGCGACGCCTCCGTGAACCCGAAGACGCTGACCGGCTCGAGCCGCCCGTCGCGCAGGCCCTCGAGCACCTGCCGCTCGTGAGGCACGACCGGTTCGGGCAGCGCGTCGAGGGCGAACCACTCGAGGGCTGCGGCCTTCTGCGTCTCGACGATGCGGGGCTCGCCCGACCACTCGCACACCTGGAAGAACACGTCGAAGCGCTGCTCGATCGGCCGTCCGGAGCCGTCGGTGCGGTGCATGAGCGTGAGCAGCTCGAGCGCGCTCGGAGCGACCTCGACGCCGAGCTCTTCGAGCGCCTCGCGCGCAGCGCCCGTCGGCAGCGACTCGCCCGCCTCGACGTGGCCCGCTGCCCCGAACGCCCAGTGCTCGTCGTAGTAGCCCGTGCCGCGGCGCAGCTGCAGCAGCACCTCGTCGCCGCCGGCACCGGTGCGGCGCAGCAGCACGTACGCGGCGGGCACGACGGTGAACCGGCCGTGCGTCGACGCGTACGCGTCGGTGTAGTGATCGGTGCCGGTCATGGCGTCAGTAGCCGACGACCGGCCCGAACGCGTCGGCGAGCGGGGCGCGGTTGATGCCGCGCAGCTCGTCGACCGAGACGGTGAACGCGTCCTGCACCTCGAGCGACTGCGATGCGGCGTCGGTCACGCCGATGCGGCGCACGGGGTAGCCGCGACCCTCGCAGAGTCCGCGGAACTTCACGTCGTCCTCACGGGGAACCGTGACGATGACGCGGCCCGTCGACTCGCTGAACAGCGCGGTCGCGAGGTCGATCTCGGCGTCGCCCGTGACCTCGCCGAGGAACACCCGGGCGCCGACGCCGAAGCGCGACACGGCCTCGGCGAGGGCGATCGCGAGACCGCCGTCGGAGAGGTCGTGGGCCGAGTCGATGAGGCCCTCGATGGTCGCGGCCGAGAGCAGCTCGGCGAGCGTCTTCTCGGCGGCGAGGTCGACCGCCGGCGGGCGACCGCCGAGGTGGCCGTGCACGACGCCGGCCCAGGCCGAGCCGTCGAGCTCAGCCTTCGTGTCGCCGAGCAGGTAGATGTTGTGGCCGTCGTCCTGCCATCCGCTCGGGATGCGGCGGGCGACGTCGTCGATCACGCCGAGCACCGCGATCACCGGGGTCGGGTGGATCGGCACGTCGCCGGTCTGGTTGTAGAAGCTCACGTTGCCGCCCGTGACCGGGATGCCGAGCTCGAGGCAGCCGTCGCTCAGGCCCTCGACGGTCTCGGAGAACTGCCACATGACCTCGGGGTTCTCGGGCGAGCCGAAGTTGAGGCAGTCGCTGACGCCCATCGGCACGGCACCGGTGACGGCGACGTTGCGGTACGCCTCGGCGAGGGCGAGCTTCGCGCCCTGGCGCGGGTCGAGCTGCGAGTAGCGGCCGTTCGCGTCGGTCGCGACCGAGACGCCGAGACCCGACTCCTCGTCGACGCGCACCATGCCGGCGTCATCGGGGTAGGAGAGCGCGGTGTTGCCGAGCACGTACTTGTCGTACTGGTTCGTGACCCACGCGGCATCCGCCTGGTTGGCCGAGCCGACGAGCTTCAGGAACTGCTCGCGGATCTCGTCGGGCGTCGCCGGACGATCGAGCTTCGCGGCCGTGTCGGCCTGCAGGGCGTCGATCCACGTCGGGTAGGCGACCGGGCGCTCGTAGACGGGGCCGTCGACGGCGACGGTGCGCGGGTCGACGTTCACGATCTCCTGGCCGTGCCACATGATGCTGAGGCGACCGGTGTCGGTGACCTCACCGAGCACGCTCGTCTCGACGTCCCACTTCTCGACGACCTTCAGGAAGCCCTCGAGCTTCTCGGGCTTCACGATCGCCATCATGCGCTCCTGGCTCTCGCTCATGAGGATCTCCTCAGGCGTGAGCGTGGGGTCGCGCAGCAGCACGTCGTCGAGCACGATGGCCATGCCGCCGTCGCCGTTGGAGGCGAGCTCGGAGGTGGCGCACGAGATGCCCGCCGCACCGAGGTCCTGGATGCCCTCGACGAGGTCGTTCTGGAACAGCTCGAGGCAGCACTCGATGAGCACCTTCTCGGCGAACGGGTCGCCGACCTGCACCGCGGGGCGCTTGGTCGGGCCGCCCTCGGCGAACGTGTCAGAGGCGAGGATCGAGGCGCCGCCGATGCCGTCGCCGCCCGTGCGTGCGCCGAAGAGCACGACTTTGTTGCCCTGACCCTTGGCGTTCGCGAGGTGCAGGTCTTCGTGACGCAGCACGCCGACCGCGAGGGCGTTGACGAGCGGGTTCGCCTGGTACGTCGGGTCGAACCAGGTCTCCCCGCCGATGTTCGGCAGGCCGAGGCAGTTGCCGTAGAAGCTGATGCCGCTCACCACGCCGTGCACGACGCGCGCGGTGTCGGGGTGTTCGATGTCACCGAAGCGCAGCGCGTCCATGACGGCGACGGGGCGGGCGCCCATCGAGATGATGTCGCGCACGATGCCGCCGACGCCGGTCGCGGCGCCCTGGAACGGCTCGATGTACGAGGGGTGGTTGTGCGACTCGATCTTGAAGGTGACGGCCCAGCCCTCGCCGATGTCGAGCACGCCGGCGTTCTCGCCCATGCCGACCATGAGGTTCTTCTTCATGTCGGGCGTGACCTTCTTGCCGAACTGGCGCAGGTAGATCTTCGACGACTTGTACGAGCAGTGCTCGCTCCACATGACGGAGTACATCGCGAGCTCGGCGCTCGTCGGGCGGCGGCCGAGGATGTTGCGGATGCGCTCGTACTCGTCGGGCTTGAGGCCCAGCGCGGCGTACGGCTGCTCCTTCTCGGGCGTCGCGGCCGCGACCTCGACGGTGTCGAGCACCGGGGTCGTGGGGGCAGCGATGGTGGCGGGGGATTCAGCGGTCACGAGTGGCGAGCTCCAGAGAACGGCGGCGAGGCGGATGCCGCGGGCGGATGCCTGACCGTGCCAGTCTACCGGCCGTGCTCAGGTGAGCAGGCCGGGCGGTGCGGCGGCCCGATGATGGTGGGGTCGGCGAGCCGCGAGTAGGCTCCGATCCGAGCACCGACCCCGTTCGTCTGGCCGAGGGGAGCCGTGATGAGCAGCATCCGCACGCCGGTTCGGAGAGTGTTTTCGACCTTCCGCACCGAGCACGCGATCCATGGCACGGTTCTCGTGAGCGCCGTCATCGCCGTCGGCTGGAACGACGACACCGACCTCGAGGTGCTGCTCTTCGTGCTCGGCTCGGTCGGCGTGTTCTGGCTCGCGCACGTGTACTCGGGCATCCTCGCTCGCGAGGGCGACCGGGAGCCCCGGCTCCGAGCCGTGTTCACCGCGGCCCGCCGGTCGATGCGCCACACCACCGGGCTCATCGCCGCGATGGTGCTGCCGGTGATCTTCCTCCTGCTCGCCGTCGTGGGCGTGCTCGACGAGTACGTCGCCTACTACGCGGCGCTCTGGGTCGGCGTCGCCGTGCTCGCGGTCATCGGTTTCACGGCCTCGGCCCGCCGCGGCAGCCCCTGGTACCTGCGCCTGGTCAGCGCGGTCGTCACGGCGAGCCTCGGGCTCCTCATCATCTGGTTGAGCGCGCTCGTGCGCTGAGCACGGGGCGGCCGCCCTCTATCCCTGAGGCTGCGAACGCCGTCGCGCACTCGCCGGTGAGATGGGCGGTGGTGGTCGCAGCCTCGATCGGCCGTCTCGAAGGCCGCTGCGCACCCGCCGGTGAGATGGACGGCGGTCGTCGCATCCTCGTCGGCCGTCTCGGACGCCGCCGCGCACTCGCCGGTAAGATGGACGGCGGTCGTCGCATCCTCGTCGACCCTGGGCGCGCACATCGGCGCGCAGTCGACCCGCCGCCGGCATCTCGCGGAGCCCCGCCGCCGCCGCCCGCGGGTACGCCATCCGCTGCAGGTCTCTCAATGACGTCATCGGTTCCCTCCGTCACGCCCGCGCCGCCGTTCCCGTGGCTCGGGCTCGTCGTGCTCGCCGCGGCCGTGTTCCTCTCGGTCACGATCGAGATGCTGCCGACGGGCCTCCTGCCCGACATGAGCAGCGGCCTCCAGGTCGGCGAGCCGCTCATCGGCGTACTGGTCACGGTGTTCGCGGCGACCGTCGTCGTGCTCACCGTGCCGCTCGCCGCGCTCACGAAGCGGGTGCCCCGCCGCACGCTGATCGTGATCACGCTGAGCGTGCTCGCACTCAGCTGCCTGCTCACGGCGGTCGCGCCGAACTACCCGATGGTCGTCGCGACCCGGGTCATCGGCGGCGCGGCGCACGGCCTCTTCTGGTCGGTCGTCGGCGCGTACGCGGGCCACCTCGTGCCGAAGGAGCAGCTCGCCCGCGCGGTCTCGATCAGCGTGGCCGGCGGGTCGGCGGCGTTCGTGCTCGGCGTGCCGCTCGGCACCGCGCTCGGCCAGGCCTTCGGCTGGCGCCTCGCGTTCGCGTCGGTGGGCGTGCTCACCCTTGTGGGCGCATTGCTCGTACAGCGCTTCCTGCCGCCGGTGCGGCACCATGCGGGCGAGGCGGATGCCGCTCCCGTGCGCATCCGCAAAGACCCGACGTTCGTGCCCGTCATCGTGGTGTGCCTCATCACGGCGGTCGCGATGGTCGGCATGTACACCTTCTACACGTACATCGCGCCGTACATGACCGACGTGATGGGGCTGCCGTCGAGCGCCATCAGCCCGATGCTCCTCGCCTACGGCATCGCCGGTGCGGTGGGCCTCGTGCTCGCGGGCGCCGTGCTCGGGCGCCGTCCGACCGTCGGACTCGTGGTCGCGATGGTCGCGACGGGGCTCGGTGCCGCGGGGCTCGCGGCGTTCCCGGACGTGCCCGTCGTCGGCCTCGCGAGCTTCCTGCTCTGGGGCACGGCGTTCGGCGCCCTGCCGACGATGCTCAACACCCGGTTGCTGCACTCGGCGTCGGCGAAGATCCGCGACGCCGCGGCGTCGTTCTACACGACCGCGTTCAACACGGGCATCGGCGGCGGAGCGCTGCTCGGCGCGGCTCTCTACGGCGTGCTCGGCCTGCCCGCGCTGCCGTGGGTGTTCGTCGCGCTGCTCTCGTGCTCGACGATCGCGCTCGTCTGGACGGCGCTCGTCAACCGCGTGCATCGCTGACGCGTCTCGAAACCCCATGCGAGCCCGAATCCGCAGTGGAGGAACTTCTGCTTCGACGGCGGCGAGTCGGTGGGTGACGCACGGCGTGTCGGCGAGAAGTTCCTACACAAGCTGGGGCGAGTGCGCGGTGACGGGGTCTCGATACGCGTGCTCCTTCGTCGCGCGCTACTCGACCACCGGGGCGAGGCGCGCGCTCCTCAACCCGCCGTTTCGCGGGAGAAGGCGGCTGCGCGGGCGATCTGCTCGCGCGTGATCGCGACGCCCGTGTAGCGCTCGAACTGCCGCGCCGCCTGCAGCGCATGCACCTCGGCGCCCGAGATCACGGTCTTGCCGGCGGCGCGCCCGGCGAGGATGAGCGGGGTCTCCGCCGGGAACGCGACGACGTCGAACACCACGGATGCCGCGGCGATGTGCCCATCGGAGAACGCCAGCGCCGAGGCATCCGCCCCCTGCATGCCGAGCGGGGTGACGTTCACGATGATGTCGGCGCTGCCCGGCGCGGGGTCGTCGGCGACCCATTCGTAGCCGTACTGCGCGGCGAGCGCCGGGCCGAGCTCGGGGTTGCGCGCGAGCACCGTGAGGTGCGCGAAGCCCGCGTCGCGGAACGCCGCGACGACCGCCTTCGCCATGCCGCCCGATCCGCGCACGAGCACGCGCGACGACGGGTCGAGCGCGTTGTCGGCGATGAGCTGCGCGATCGCCTCGAAATCGGTGTTCGACCCCGTCAGCACGCCGCCGTCGTTGACGATCGTGTTCACCGACTCGATCGCCGCGGCTGACGGCTCGACGACGTCGATGAGGGGGATCACCGCCTCCTTGAACGGCATCGAGATGCTCGCACCCCGGAACCCGAGCGCACGGATGCCGCGCACCGCACCCTCGATGTCGTCGGTCGTGAACGCCTTGTACATGAAGTTCAGGCCGAGCTCGTCGTAGAGGAAGTTGTGGAATCGCGTGCCGAGGTTCGACGGGCGGCCGGCGAGCGAGATGCAGACCTGCATGTCCTTGTTGAGGATGGGCATGCGTCCATCATCCTCCGCGCGACGCCCGCGTGGCGCCCGCGTGGCGCCCGCGCGAGTCGCCAGAAGATGCTGCTCATCGCGCAATGAACAGCACCTTTTGGCGAGTCGCGGCCGGAGGCGGGCGGGGTGGGGCAGGGCGGGGCGCGGCAGGGCAGAAGCGTGGGGCGGTTGGGCCGGGGTTGCGGGCGGGCTCAGCCGACCTTGGGCGGGCCGATCATGAGCAGCACCGCGAAGAGCACGGCGATGCCGGCGACGGCGACCACCGTGAGCAGCAGCGGCCGGGCGAGGAACCAGCGCAGCAGGCGGTTCACCCAGTTGCCGTCGGCCGGGTGGTCGGTCGCCTCGAAGCGCCAGTCGCCCTCGAGGTGCCCCTTGCGCACGAGCCACAGGTCGAACGGCACGGTGGCGTAGGGCACGATCGCGGTCAGCACGGCGAAGGCGATGCGGCCGACGTTCCAGCGCTGGTTGACGCCGACGAGCACCGACTGGAACGCGTACGCGAGGAACACGAAACCGTGGATCGAGCCGCCGATGAGCACGGCCCACTCGATGCCCGCCGCGTACTTCAGGATCATCGCGACGATCAGGATCGTCCAGGTGACGACCTCGGCGAGCGCGAGCCAGCGGTAGAGGCGCTTCGGCGTGAGCGGGCTGCGCGGCGCGGCGACGGCGGGGGTGGCGCTCGTGGCGGGGGAGGTGGTCATGCGGTCGAGTCTCCAGACATCGGGGGATGCTTCCATGTTCGCAAGGGCGCATGGCCCGCGGCATCCGTCGAAGGTTTGAAATGCCGACGCCGGAGTAGGCTGCCACGGTGAACGAGCAAGACACCCGCGCCCTCGTCGAGTCCCGGCTCGCCGTCATCCCCGACTTCCCCGAGCCGGGTGTGCTGTTCCGCGACCTCACCCCGGTCTTCGCCGACGGCGAGGCGTTCCACGCGCTCGCCGAGGCGCTCACGGCCCCGTTCGCCGGCACGTTCGACGTGCTCGCGGGCGTCGAGGCGCGGGGGTTCCTGCTCGCGGCGGCCGCCTCGGTCGCCGCGGGGGTCGGCGTGCTGCCGGTGCGCAAGGCGGGCAAACTGCCGCGCGCCGTGCTCACCGAGGAGTACGCGCTCGAGTACGGCACCGCTGCGCTCGAGGTGCACGAGGGCGAGCTGCCGCCCGGCACCCGCGTGCTCGTCGTCGACGACGTGCTCGCGACGGGCGGCACGGTGGGCGCCGCGGCGCGACTCGTCGAGCGGGCGGGATGGCGCGTGGCCGGCGTCTCGGTCGCGATCGAGCTCGACGGCCTCGGTGGCCGCGCC
Coding sequences within it:
- the phnE gene encoding phosphonate ABC transporter, permease protein PhnE, which produces MTALLAPEQRPAAASPGGSIAERAPRRVVSPERIAAALTLVVIVGLAVVAVAQSGISISGMIDSWDNAERFFARVGPITFPEPAELAYLTALTVGLVLCGTLLAAVISVPVAYLSAANTTPGPGWRALGRFISVLTRAVPDVVLAMVFVLMFSLGTLPGILAIGIHSIGMISKLFADAIEQIDEGPRLAIRAAGGSRWQEFTSGILPQVLPSWVATVLHRNDINLRGSVVLGYVGVAGLGLEMSFAFKSLNYSLGIGIAIVMFALCVVMEIISSAVRKAMLTGGRSSGGPLTASTPDAAIRRPWTGSRVRNVVWGWIAAAVVVGSIAICDIQWGDLVTVWAKIPAVAVQFWPPGFGSYDAETMFGAMGQTIGIALAATLLALVVSVVVGSLAARNVAPNGTTRTSMRFLLVAIRGVPEVILAIVLIVITGLGAQAGTLALAFGGIGLAGKLIADSFEEVKAGPERALAATGASRGQVYASATLPQGTPALIGHGFYLLDTNVRAATILGIVGGGGIGYYLLNAGQGSNYQVVTAIVLMILVTVLVVEGVAMWMRRVFR
- a CDS encoding TIGR03364 family FAD-dependent oxidoreductase yields the protein MSRTFDVAVVGSGVVGLGAALAAHRRGQRVVVIERGSEPTGASIRNFGHLCFTPQHGRARELALASREIWLGLARDAGVWLRESGTLVAARADDELAVLGELAALRGDEVELLDAAEASRRIPAAPGSLAGGAHLPRDLQANPRQALGAIAARLEASGVEFHRRTNVARVRGSRAVGRVRGSRAVGGGAAVVETSRGPIEAGEVVVAVNHDVDLLYPELAEAHGIVRCGLDMLRVSARLSAPLEAPLLTGWSLVRYGAFAATDAATRLRERLHAERPDLAALDLNQMYTQLPDGSLIVGDTHSRGEAIEPFQGESAFDALLEVTAELFGVARPRVIERWQGVYASGPDEFLVERVEPGVHVVAATTGIGMTCGLGLAEHVVHRALDGEPASNGLATGHPATQTTTQEGRS
- a CDS encoding phosphonatase-like hydrolase, which translates into the protein MTIDTREETRPELGLETDDELAELDEAAELADPDDLDDEDGEIELIVLDMAGTTVVDDGVVERAFALAAERSGIIAEGGDFDEALQYVRDTMGQSKIEVFRVLADGDEDAAQHANAEFEGAYAELVASEGVAEIPGAARVITRLRDAGASVVLTTGFSPVTRDALLDALDWRGLADLALSPADAGRGRPYPDLPLTALLRTETSSVEAMVVVGDTVSDIESGVAAGAGLVVGVLTGAHDRDSLEAAGADAVIASVAELPALLGLHGE
- a CDS encoding alcohol dehydrogenase catalytic domain-containing protein — protein: MHTVVRVAGPDLLLRPAPVAMVWYEPGRAHEALAAPGVRLSPGEALVEVELATVCGSDVHTVRGDRPAPAPLVLGHEQVGRIVAVGDGAVRADGSALELGDRVVWSVAVSCGDCDRCRRGLEQKCRALAKYGHERVHRGWELSGGFATHVQLKSGTAVVRVSEELPALVAAPVSCATATAVAALDAASAHVPLTGNAVLVTGGGMIGLSVAAIAREAGAEVIVSEPDASRREFARRLGALVADPRAPRGGPEHLDTVIERLAARGIPELLVAVEASGAAPAVRAAVDAVGVGGVAVLVGSVSPGTELRLDPERLVRGLVTITGVHNYTGAQLERAVAFLERSWRSLPLDELVGITHGLDELDRALAEAATGEYVRVGVAPGRRTVPHPVERG
- a CDS encoding VIT1/CCC1 transporter family protein; the protein is MAANDGIIGTAGVLQGFAGAGASSTTLLVASVSAMVAGAVAGFGSKYAELAAERDAQQALIADEASDLASDDADELADLAEHFEERGVPGPLAEEVASEMHRHEPLAAHLETEHGITEPMRALQPLAGGAMNALALASGSALPLLILLAYPAAWESWAVFVAVLVSLAVTSMLVAVSARTSVPRALTRTIGIGAATMLLSYLAGVLIF
- a CDS encoding NUDIX hydrolase: MTGTDHYTDAYASTHGRFTVVPAAYVLLRRTGAGGDEVLLQLRRGTGYYDEHWAFGAAGHVEAGESLPTGAAREALEELGVEVAPSALELLTLMHRTDGSGRPIEQRFDVFFQVCEWSGEPRIVETQKAAALEWFALDALPEPVVPHERQVLEGLRDGRLEPVSVFGFTEASHAGQ